From a single Glycine soja cultivar W05 chromosome 19, ASM419377v2, whole genome shotgun sequence genomic region:
- the LOC114399625 gene encoding cytochrome P450 94B3-like, with amino-acid sequence MGGAFMILLELLPLSLIFLPILFYITLAAFWRGDKISGPASPATYPLIGCLISFYRNKHRLLDWYTELLAQSPTNTIVVQRLGARRTIVTANPQNVEYMLKTNFNNFPKGKPFTEILGDFLGQGIFNVDGEPWLTQRRLASHEFSTKSLREFVMHTLEKEVCERLVPVLEALCGENKVVDLQELLGRFSFNVICRFTLGTNRCCLDPSVPTCPLARAFDVAAEVSAKRGAAPLFMMWRVKRWLGAGSERLLKNAVGEVQTHVMRMIQERKKQKGERNDDDVEDDLLSRLICAGHEEEIIRDMVISFIMAGRDTTSAAVTWFFWVLSHYSHLEEKIVEEAKGVLDYESLKNLSFLKACLCESMRLYPPVAWDSKHATDDDLLPDGTVVKAGDRVTYFPYGMGRMEDLWGKDWFQFRPDRWFVEPRNIEGIIMLNDVSPFSFPIFQAGPRVCLGKEMAFIQMKYVVASILSRFTFRIVGPEKPIFVPLLTAHMAGGLRVLVCKRGKKS; translated from the coding sequence ATGGGAGGAGCATTCATGATCCTCCTTGAACTGCTGCCCCTCTCCCTCATCTTTCTCCCCATCCTCTTTTACATAACCCTCGCCGCGTTCTGGCGAGGCGATAAAATCTCCGGCCCAGCCAGTCCGGCAACCTATCCCCTAATAGGTTGTCTGATATCTTTCTACAGGAACAAGCACCGTTTGTTGGATTGGTACACTGAGCTACTAGCTCAGTCCCCAACCAACACCATAGTGGTTCAAAGGCTTGGTGCACGTAGAACCATTGTGACAGCAAACCCACAAAATGTTGAGTACATGCTAAAGACAAACTTCAACAACTTCCCCAAAGGCAAGCCCTTCACTGAGATCCTCGGAGACTTCCTCGGCCAGGGGATCTTCAACGTCGACGGAGAGCCGTGGCTCACGCAGCGAAGACTGGCGAGCCACGAGTTCTCCACCAAGTCCCTGAGGGAGTTTGTCATGCACACGTTGGAGAAAGAAGTGTGTGAGAGGCTTGTGCCTGTGCTAGAGGCACTGTGTGGTGAGAACAAGGTGGTTGACTTGCAAGAGCTGCTAGGGAGATTCTCATTCAATGTGATCTGCAGGTTCACACTGGGGACTAATAGGTGCTGTTTGGACCCTTCTGTGCCTACTTGTCCCCTTGCAAGGGCTTTTGATGTGGCTGCAGAGGTGTCTGCTAAACGTGGAGCAGCACCTTTGTTCATGATGTGGAGGGTGAAGAGATGGCTCGGTGCTGGATCTGAGAGATTGCTTAAAAATGCTGTTGGGGAAGTTCAGACTCATGTCATGAGAATGATTCAGGAgaggaagaagcaaaagggtGAGAGAAACGATGATGATGTTGAAGATGATCTCTTGTCAAGGCTTATATGTGCAGGCCATGAAGAGGAGATAATCAGAGACATGGTGATAAGTTTCATCATGGCAGGGAGGGACACTACTTCAGCAGCTGTGACATGGTTCTTTTGGGTACTATCACATTATTCCCATTTGGAGGAAAAGATAGTGGAAGAGGCAAAAGGGGTGTTGGATTATGAGTCACTGAAGAATTTGAGTTTCTTGAAAGCATGTTTGTGTGAGTCCATGAGGCTGTATCCACCAGTGGCATGGGACTCTAAGCATGCCACTGATGATGATCTGTTGCCAGATGGCACTGTGGTCAAAGCAGGAGATAGGGTCACATATTTTCCCTATGGAATGGGGAGAATGGAAGACTTGTGGGGGAAGGATTGGTTTCAATTTAGACCAGATCGATGGTTTGTCGAACCAAGAAACATTGAAGGAATAATAATGTTGAATGACGTTTCTCCTTTTTCGTTTCCAATTTTTCAGGCTGGTCCAAGGGTGTGTCTGGGCAAGGAAATGGCCTTCATTCAAATGAAGTATGTGGTGGCTTCAATTCTTAGCAGATTCACATTTAGAATTGTTGGTCCAGAGAAGCCTATATTCGTGCCACTGCTCACGGCACACATGGCTGGCGGCTTAAGAGTATTGGTTtgcaaaaggggaaaaaaaagctGA